A stretch of Dietzia lutea DNA encodes these proteins:
- the hsaB gene encoding 3-hydroxy-9,10-secoandrosta-1,3,5(10)-triene-9,17-dione monooxygenase reductase subunit, translated as MSSTDERPEGQPFSSRELRDALGQFCTGITVITAVEDDKPVGFACQSFSALSLEPPLVLFCPMKTSGSWEGIEKAGRFAVNILSEEQEDVSSTFGRRGDDKFAEIDWSPSPLGSPVIDGVMAWLDCEIDQVLDGGDHWIVLGRVDNLGPTKRDIRPLLFYRGAYLSIEEDVVDPTPEQEELANFITSADSYTWL; from the coding sequence ATGAGCAGCACCGACGAACGCCCGGAGGGGCAGCCCTTCAGCAGCCGTGAACTGCGCGACGCGCTGGGCCAGTTCTGCACGGGCATCACCGTCATCACCGCGGTCGAGGACGACAAGCCGGTGGGCTTCGCCTGCCAGTCGTTCTCGGCGTTGTCGCTGGAACCGCCCCTCGTGTTGTTCTGCCCCATGAAGACGTCGGGTTCGTGGGAGGGCATAGAGAAGGCGGGCCGGTTCGCGGTGAACATCCTCTCCGAGGAGCAGGAGGACGTCTCCTCGACGTTCGGCCGCCGCGGGGACGACAAGTTCGCCGAGATCGACTGGTCGCCCAGCCCGCTGGGCTCGCCGGTGATCGACGGCGTGATGGCGTGGCTGGACTGCGAGATCGACCAGGTCCTCGACGGCGGGGACCACTGGATCGTGCTGGGTCGGGTCGACAACCTCGGCCCGACCAAGCGGGACATCCGCCCGCTGCTGTTCTACCGCGGCGCCTACCTCAGCATCGAGGAGGACGTGGTGGATCCGACGCCCGAGCAGGAGGAGTTGGCCAACTTCATCACCTCCGCCGACAGCTACACCTGGCTGTGA
- a CDS encoding sulfotransferase family protein, whose product MSDEDRVHVGTVDDLHASASRTVGLEDFGDGEDRHREALGVLLDSLHTDAGLTPAGSKYWRSVLKGALTARLLSTSALASDPARAEVAIERPVVVTGLPRTGTTALHRLLGADPANQGLELWLTEVPQPRPPRETWEDDPAYVGLRDLYSGFMAENPDYGGVHYISADDLEECWQLLRQSLTSVSYECLTRLDGYSRWLAGVDWVPAYRQHKRNLQLIGGGDPDRRWVLKNPSHLFALDALLEVYPDAVVVQTHRDPRKSMASMCSLAHRTAADWSTRFTPEYIGSSQLDLWARGVETFDAARARHEADPASRATFVDVDHHELLDDPAGVVERVYAAAGTELSDEVRAAVVAENERSLSGDRAPAHRYTLADYGLSEERIAERFAGYRGLDA is encoded by the coding sequence GTGAGCGATGAAGACCGGGTCCACGTCGGGACCGTCGACGATCTCCACGCCAGCGCCTCGCGCACCGTGGGGCTCGAGGACTTCGGCGACGGCGAGGACCGCCACCGCGAGGCACTGGGCGTCCTGCTCGACTCCCTGCACACCGACGCGGGACTGACCCCCGCCGGGAGCAAGTACTGGCGCTCGGTGCTCAAGGGCGCGCTGACCGCGAGGCTCCTGTCGACGTCTGCCCTCGCGTCCGACCCCGCGCGGGCGGAGGTGGCGATCGAGCGGCCCGTCGTCGTCACCGGGTTGCCCCGCACCGGCACCACGGCGCTGCACCGGCTCCTGGGCGCCGACCCGGCCAACCAGGGGCTCGAACTGTGGTTGACCGAGGTCCCGCAGCCCCGGCCCCCGCGCGAGACGTGGGAGGACGACCCCGCCTACGTCGGCCTGCGCGACCTGTACTCCGGCTTCATGGCCGAGAACCCCGACTACGGCGGTGTGCACTACATCTCCGCAGACGACCTCGAGGAGTGCTGGCAACTGCTGCGCCAGTCGCTGACCTCGGTGTCCTACGAGTGCCTCACGCGGCTCGACGGCTACTCGCGGTGGCTCGCCGGCGTTGACTGGGTGCCCGCGTACCGCCAGCACAAGCGCAACCTGCAGCTCATCGGCGGAGGCGATCCCGACCGGCGCTGGGTGCTCAAGAACCCCAGCCACCTGTTCGCGCTCGACGCGCTGCTCGAGGTGTACCCCGACGCGGTGGTGGTGCAGACACACCGCGACCCGCGGAAGTCGATGGCGTCGATGTGCTCGCTCGCGCACCGCACGGCCGCCGACTGGTCCACGCGGTTCACCCCGGAGTACATCGGCTCCTCGCAGCTGGACCTGTGGGCGCGGGGGGTCGAGACATTCGACGCCGCGCGCGCCCGTCACGAGGCGGACCCGGCGTCGCGGGCGACGTTCGTCGACGTCGACCACCACGAGCTGCTGGACGATCCCGCTGGCGTGGTCGAGCGCGTGTATGCCGCCGCGGGCACGGAGCTGTCAGACGAGGTCCGCGCGGCCGTGGTCGCGGAGAACGAGCGCAGCCTCTCCGGGGACCGGGCGCCCGCGCACCGCTACACTCTCGCCGATTACGGGCTCAGCGAGGAGCGGATCGCCGAGCGCTTCGCCGGCTACCGGGGCCTCGACGCCTGA
- a CDS encoding inositol monophosphatase family protein encodes MTPFPAHGRTNDQRSAEDLAAQAGRLLTDLRVSRVAPEDLGEFAEGEARSVILDRLAVARPDDLVFGEWDPDSRARLEADRVWFVDPLDGVRSYVTEGRPDWAVHVALWESGPEGVGGITACAIAMPAYGRVLTGRGATTYQPMSIIRGPRPGPLVPPREDDRLRIAVSEAEPPAFAEDLAAKLGASLVHLGSGGGKTATVLEGECDAYIHTSGHHQWDSAATVGVVQQRGLHASALDGSELVYNVEEIEYPDLLVCTREVADRVIEAVAEYL; translated from the coding sequence ATGACCCCCTTCCCCGCGCATGGACGGACCAATGACCAGCGGTCGGCCGAGGACCTCGCGGCCCAGGCCGGACGCCTGCTCACCGACCTCCGGGTCTCCCGGGTGGCGCCCGAGGATCTGGGCGAGTTCGCCGAGGGCGAGGCCCGGTCGGTCATCCTCGACCGCCTCGCGGTGGCGCGGCCCGACGACCTCGTGTTCGGCGAGTGGGACCCCGATTCCCGCGCGCGGCTGGAGGCCGACCGGGTGTGGTTCGTCGACCCCCTCGACGGGGTGCGCTCCTACGTGACCGAGGGGCGTCCCGACTGGGCCGTCCACGTCGCGCTGTGGGAGTCCGGTCCCGAGGGCGTCGGCGGGATCACCGCCTGCGCGATCGCCATGCCCGCCTACGGTCGGGTCCTCACCGGACGCGGCGCCACCACGTACCAGCCGATGTCGATCATCCGCGGCCCGCGGCCCGGGCCTCTCGTGCCGCCCCGTGAGGACGACCGTCTGCGAATCGCCGTCTCCGAGGCCGAGCCGCCCGCGTTCGCCGAGGACCTCGCGGCGAAGCTCGGCGCGTCCCTGGTGCACCTCGGGTCCGGCGGCGGCAAGACCGCCACCGTGCTCGAGGGCGAGTGCGACGCGTACATCCACACCAGCGGTCACCACCAGTGGGACTCCGCCGCGACCGTCGGCGTGGTGCAGCAGCGCGGCCTGCACGCCAGCGCCCTGGACGGCAGCGAGCTGGTCTACAACGTCGAGGAGATCGAGTATCCCGATCTTCTCGTCTGCACCCGCGAGGTCGCGGACCGCGTCATCGAGGCGGTCGCCGAGTACCTCTGA
- a CDS encoding acyl-CoA dehydrogenase family protein, translating into MSAPAAPATASPGVDTEEQAALRQSVAALLEKKSDSAAVRAAFASADGYDPALWSTLVDEIGAAALSVPEDYDGAGATWVETHLVCEELGRRLTPSPMLGSAVLAAQAVQASGDEAACARLLPGIAAGELAALCWADRDGWATPGVRADGGPDVSSATLSGTAHHVLGADTAATLLVVAVTGDTVGLFELPADADGVTITRVPVMDPTRTLSRVEFDGARATAIATRPSFLSRLRAAAWAATSAEQVGAARAVLDATVQYTQERKQFGRVIGSFQALKHRMADMYVKVETARSLSYSAAALVAEAQSLGDGPEADEAAYAAEIEAAAAKVYCSEALQWISGESIQLHGGVGITWEYDAHLYFKRAHGTAQLLGQPHELLSALEVAAGL; encoded by the coding sequence ATGAGCGCCCCCGCCGCGCCGGCGACCGCCTCCCCCGGCGTCGACACCGAGGAACAGGCCGCGCTGCGGCAGTCGGTGGCCGCGCTGCTGGAGAAGAAGTCCGACTCCGCGGCGGTGCGCGCGGCGTTCGCCTCCGCCGACGGCTACGACCCCGCCCTGTGGTCGACGCTCGTGGATGAGATCGGCGCCGCCGCGCTGTCGGTGCCCGAGGACTACGACGGGGCCGGGGCGACCTGGGTCGAGACGCACCTGGTGTGCGAGGAGCTGGGCCGCCGCCTCACGCCGTCGCCGATGCTCGGCTCCGCGGTCCTCGCCGCCCAGGCCGTCCAGGCCTCCGGCGACGAGGCCGCGTGCGCCCGCCTGCTGCCCGGCATCGCCGCCGGCGAGCTCGCCGCCCTGTGCTGGGCCGACCGCGACGGCTGGGCGACCCCGGGCGTCCGCGCGGACGGTGGCCCCGACGTGTCGAGTGCGACGCTGTCCGGCACCGCCCACCACGTGCTCGGCGCCGACACCGCCGCCACGCTGCTGGTCGTGGCGGTCACCGGCGACACGGTGGGCCTGTTCGAGCTGCCTGCCGACGCCGACGGGGTCACCATCACCCGCGTGCCGGTGATGGACCCCACCCGCACGCTGAGCCGCGTGGAGTTCGACGGCGCCCGCGCGACCGCGATCGCCACCCGGCCGAGCTTCCTGTCGCGCCTGCGCGCGGCGGCCTGGGCGGCGACCTCCGCCGAGCAGGTCGGCGCCGCGCGCGCCGTCCTGGACGCGACCGTGCAGTACACGCAGGAGCGCAAGCAGTTCGGCCGGGTCATCGGCTCGTTCCAGGCGCTCAAGCACCGGATGGCCGACATGTACGTCAAGGTCGAGACCGCCAGGTCGCTGTCCTATTCCGCCGCCGCACTGGTGGCCGAGGCCCAGTCCCTCGGGGACGGGCCCGAGGCCGACGAGGCCGCCTACGCCGCGGAGATCGAGGCGGCCGCCGCCAAGGTCTACTGCTCGGAGGCACTGCAGTGGATCTCCGGGGAGTCGATCCAGCTCCACGGCGGCGTCGGCATCACGTGGGAGTACGACGCGCACCTGTACTTCAAGCGGGCGCACGGCACGGCGCAGCTGCTCGGGCAGCCCCACGAGCTCCTCTCCGCGCTCGAGGTGGCGGCGGGCCTGTAG
- a CDS encoding acyl-CoA dehydrogenase, translated as MQFALDPEIIDFAGSIDSLLAKSDMPAVIRAWAAGDTAPGTAAWGRVAETGAAALLVDEASGGAGATAVEAVAALEVLGRHAVPGPVVETVMVAPRIAAALGGDSDAGDVAGEIAGGALASVAAPGVSPFAPDPHVTRYLWAVSDDEVFAAEAGETRRSVDRARTVTAPTAGARAAAVSTTDLINHGALGTAAQLQGLGQAMLTMSVDYAKQRKQYGKLIGEYQALKHQLAEVAIALEMARPLLWAGALAIAENPGDPDAAVRDVSAARVAVADAAYLSARTALQIHGAIGYTLEHDLGLWLTKTRALQTAWGTQSYHRGRVLDSLRVGSAASADAAGAAR; from the coding sequence ATGCAGTTCGCACTCGATCCCGAGATCATCGACTTCGCCGGCAGCATCGACTCCCTGCTGGCCAAGTCCGACATGCCCGCGGTGATCCGCGCGTGGGCCGCCGGTGACACCGCCCCCGGCACCGCCGCGTGGGGACGCGTCGCCGAGACGGGCGCCGCCGCCCTGCTCGTCGACGAGGCCTCCGGCGGCGCCGGCGCCACCGCGGTGGAGGCCGTGGCCGCGCTCGAGGTCCTGGGCCGCCACGCGGTGCCGGGTCCCGTCGTGGAGACCGTGATGGTGGCGCCGCGCATCGCCGCCGCGCTCGGTGGCGACTCCGACGCCGGAGACGTCGCCGGCGAGATCGCCGGCGGCGCGCTGGCGTCCGTCGCCGCGCCCGGTGTGTCGCCGTTCGCGCCGGACCCCCACGTCACGCGGTACCTGTGGGCGGTGTCCGACGACGAGGTGTTCGCGGCCGAGGCCGGCGAGACCCGTCGCTCGGTCGACCGGGCCCGCACGGTGACCGCGCCGACCGCCGGGGCCCGCGCCGCGGCGGTGAGCACGACGGACCTGATCAACCACGGGGCCCTCGGCACCGCAGCTCAGCTCCAGGGGCTCGGCCAGGCGATGCTCACGATGAGCGTCGACTACGCCAAGCAGCGTAAGCAGTACGGCAAACTCATCGGCGAGTACCAGGCGCTCAAGCACCAGCTCGCCGAGGTCGCGATCGCGCTCGAGATGGCCCGCCCGCTCCTGTGGGCCGGCGCCCTGGCGATCGCCGAGAACCCCGGCGACCCCGACGCCGCGGTCCGCGACGTCTCCGCCGCCCGCGTGGCCGTGGCCGACGCCGCCTACCTGTCCGCCCGCACCGCGCTGCAGATCCACGGCGCGATCGGCTACACGCTCGAGCACGACCTCGGCCTGTGGCTGACCAAGACCCGCGCCCTGCAGACGGCGTGGGGCACCCAGAGCTACCACCGCGGCCGGGTCCTGGACTCGCTGCGCGTCGGCTCCGCGGCCTCCGCCGACGCCGCGGGGGCGGCCCGATGA
- a CDS encoding acyl-CoA dehydrogenase family protein, translated as MDLDLDASTQEFRLEVRQWLAENVPSEPLPHMDTREGFEAHREWERKMADARMSVVSWPEEFGGRDCGLVNWVVFEEEYFRAGAPLRVSQNGIFLLAPTLFDHASLEQLAHIMPRMARADDIWAQAWSEPEAGSDLASLRSTAKKVDGGWILNGQKVWSTRASFADKGFGLFRTDPDEPRHKGLTYFMFDLRAEGVTVRPIDQLDGLPGFAELFLEDVFVPDDPANPAESGVIGEVNQGWKVAMSTANNERGLSLRSPGRFLATTDRLLELWDSREGDLDDRTRGALADRVADAWIGSRAYELSTWNTVTKLTGGANLGFESSINKVFWSNWDIATHETALDVLDTAGELAGEQWMDGYLFALAGPIYAGTNEVQKNIIAERLLGLPRG; from the coding sequence GTGGATCTGGATCTGGACGCATCGACGCAGGAGTTCCGCCTCGAGGTCCGGCAGTGGCTGGCCGAGAACGTGCCGTCCGAGCCGCTGCCGCACATGGACACCCGCGAGGGCTTCGAGGCGCACCGCGAGTGGGAACGGAAGATGGCCGACGCACGCATGTCGGTCGTGTCGTGGCCCGAGGAGTTCGGCGGGCGCGACTGCGGCCTGGTCAACTGGGTGGTCTTCGAGGAGGAGTACTTCCGCGCCGGCGCGCCGCTGCGGGTGAGCCAGAACGGCATCTTCCTGCTGGCCCCGACCTTGTTCGACCACGCCTCCCTCGAGCAGCTCGCGCACATCATGCCGCGTATGGCCCGCGCCGACGACATCTGGGCGCAGGCGTGGTCCGAGCCCGAGGCCGGCTCCGACCTGGCGTCGCTGCGCTCCACCGCGAAGAAGGTCGACGGTGGCTGGATCCTCAACGGGCAGAAGGTGTGGTCGACCCGCGCCTCGTTCGCCGACAAGGGCTTCGGCCTGTTCCGCACCGACCCGGACGAGCCCCGCCACAAGGGCCTGACCTACTTCATGTTCGACCTCCGGGCCGAGGGCGTCACCGTGCGCCCGATCGACCAGCTGGACGGACTGCCCGGGTTCGCCGAGCTGTTCCTCGAGGACGTCTTCGTGCCCGACGACCCGGCGAACCCCGCCGAGTCGGGCGTGATCGGCGAGGTCAACCAGGGCTGGAAGGTGGCCATGTCCACCGCCAACAACGAGCGCGGCCTGTCCCTGCGCTCCCCCGGCCGCTTCCTCGCCACCACGGACCGCCTGCTCGAGCTGTGGGACTCCCGCGAGGGCGACCTCGACGACCGCACCCGCGGCGCCCTGGCCGACCGCGTGGCGGACGCGTGGATCGGCTCCCGCGCCTACGAGCTGAGCACGTGGAACACCGTCACCAAACTCACGGGCGGCGCCAACCTCGGCTTCGAGTCCTCGATCAACAAGGTCTTCTGGTCGAACTGGGACATCGCGACCCACGAGACCGCCCTGGACGTCCTGGACACGGCCGGCGAGCTCGCCGGCGAGCAGTGGATGGACGGCTACCTGTTCGCCCTCGCCGGCCCCATCTACGCGGGCACCAACGAGGTCCAGAAGAACATCATCGCCGAGCGACTCCTCGGCCTCCCGCGCGGCTGA
- a CDS encoding enoyl-CoA hydratase — protein sequence MTDAPIPPVLGVDDLGPDTQPVAYEVSDGTAYVTLNRPDFRNAQNSVMTYSLDNAFIKAVDDDAVKVIVLRAAGKHFSAGHDIGTPERDHHVEYTNRAAIWWDHTTRGGGDRRLARETEVYVQMCRRWREIPKPMIAQVHGACIAGGLMLAWVCDFIVAADDAFFSDPVVKMGIPGVEYFAHAFVLGPRRAKEILYTGRRFGAAEALEWGMLNHVVPRDELQAKVDSIAEEIKAMPTFGLTLAKKVINGCEDQMGLQTSLDTAFGWHMFAHSANAEPDDTDSFSASLGGMDARSMRDSANTGSTGGPAPSGEKKEG from the coding sequence ATGACCGATGCACCCATCCCTCCGGTCCTCGGGGTCGACGACCTCGGGCCGGACACGCAGCCGGTGGCCTACGAGGTCTCCGACGGCACCGCGTACGTCACGCTCAACCGCCCCGACTTCCGCAACGCGCAGAACTCGGTGATGACGTACTCGCTGGACAACGCGTTCATCAAGGCCGTCGACGACGACGCCGTCAAGGTGATCGTCCTGCGCGCGGCCGGCAAGCACTTCTCGGCCGGCCACGACATAGGCACGCCCGAGCGCGACCACCACGTCGAGTACACCAACCGCGCCGCGATCTGGTGGGACCACACCACCCGCGGCGGCGGCGACCGGCGCCTGGCGCGTGAGACCGAGGTCTACGTGCAGATGTGCCGCCGCTGGCGGGAGATACCCAAGCCGATGATCGCCCAGGTGCACGGCGCCTGCATCGCCGGCGGGCTCATGCTCGCGTGGGTCTGCGACTTCATCGTGGCCGCCGACGACGCCTTCTTCTCCGACCCCGTCGTGAAGATGGGCATCCCCGGCGTCGAGTACTTCGCCCACGCCTTCGTGCTGGGCCCGCGCCGCGCGAAGGAGATCCTCTACACCGGTCGCAGGTTCGGCGCGGCCGAGGCGCTCGAGTGGGGGATGCTCAACCACGTCGTACCCCGCGACGAGCTGCAGGCCAAGGTCGACTCGATCGCCGAGGAGATCAAGGCCATGCCCACGTTCGGGCTGACGCTGGCCAAGAAGGTCATCAATGGATGCGAGGACCAGATGGGGCTGCAGACCTCGCTGGACACGGCGTTCGGGTGGCACATGTTCGCCCACTCCGCCAACGCCGAGCCCGACGACACGGACTCGTTCTCCGCCTCGCTGGGCGGGATGGACGCCCGCTCCATGCGCGACAGCGCCAACACCGGTTCGACGGGCGGCCCCGCGCCGTCCGGCGAGAAGAAGGAAGGCTGA
- a CDS encoding SDR family NAD(P)-dependent oxidoreductase — MSAPVGRRGAVVVTGASGGIGAAVARRLAAEFPDPPVVLGYRSTEPADLAAELADGSPRAVECVRIAPGGGTSDDRDDDDEVAAAIDGIASRHGGIRVLAHCAGPHVPMVHLSRIAPAEFRRQLDEDAGAFFALARPALPHLRAVAGNVVVVTTAATTRYPVRDGMSAAPKGAVEQLVRGLAAEEGRFGVRVNCVGPGMLTDGMASRLIASGDLDDRALEVTRSNIPLRRFGTADDIAEAVAFLASDRAGFISGQKLDVDGGYGV, encoded by the coding sequence ATGAGCGCCCCGGTGGGCCGGCGCGGCGCCGTGGTGGTCACCGGCGCGTCGGGCGGGATCGGCGCGGCCGTCGCCCGCCGCCTGGCCGCCGAGTTCCCTGACCCGCCGGTGGTGCTCGGGTACCGCTCGACCGAACCGGCCGACCTGGCCGCCGAGCTGGCGGACGGGTCGCCGCGGGCCGTGGAGTGCGTCCGCATCGCCCCCGGTGGCGGGACGAGCGACGACCGTGACGACGACGACGAGGTCGCCGCCGCCATCGACGGGATCGCCTCCCGGCATGGCGGGATCCGCGTGCTCGCCCACTGCGCCGGTCCGCACGTGCCCATGGTGCATCTGTCCCGGATCGCGCCGGCCGAGTTCCGCCGGCAGCTCGACGAGGACGCCGGGGCGTTCTTCGCCCTCGCGCGACCCGCGCTTCCGCACCTGCGCGCGGTGGCGGGCAACGTCGTCGTCGTCACCACCGCCGCCACCACCCGCTACCCGGTGCGCGACGGCATGTCGGCGGCCCCCAAGGGCGCGGTCGAGCAGCTCGTGCGCGGGCTCGCCGCCGAGGAGGGGCGCTTCGGGGTGCGCGTGAACTGCGTGGGCCCGGGGATGCTCACCGACGGCATGGCGTCCCGGCTCATCGCCTCGGGCGACCTCGACGACCGTGCGCTGGAGGTCACACGCTCCAACATCCCGCTGCGCCGGTTCGGCACGGCCGACGACATCGCCGAGGCGGTGGCGTTCCTGGCCTCGGACCGCGCGGGGTTCATCTCGGGCCAGAAGCTCGACGTGGACGGTGGATACGGCGTCTGA
- a CDS encoding FadD3 family acyl-CoA ligase: MTTTVETTPVETSPVESTPAALRRAAQTWPEREAIADVQPGQDTRWTWSQLLYEVRRFAAGLVARGVEPGDRVVIWAPNTRHWVVAALGVQFAGATMVPANTRYIGSETLEIVQRTNAVAAVVAGTFLGSERIADLVDAAGGTGAAEGPLAGATTLRTIVRVPLDGGDTVAAGAGAAGGVDVLDFDALRALATDDLLARADARADAVTGDDVADILFTSGTTGKSKGVVALHRQTVAGSRAWGSNNGLTDRDGYLIVNPFFHSFGYKAGFLACVLFGVTIVPLSVYSTTETMRLIHDERVTILTGAPTIFQTLLDDPTRGDYDLSSLRVAVTGASVVPVVLIERMQSDLGLETVITAYGQTETMGFITTTRTGDDDVTVSTTCGRPYPGMEIRIGEHGEILTRGEMVMQGYLDDPENTAKTIDPDGWLHTGDVGEIDADGNLRITDRLKDMYINGGFNVYPAEIEQTLARLDGVVESAVIGVPDDRMGEVGKAFIVRREGSTLTEQDVLDFCREHLANFKRPRTVEFVESLPRNASGKVLKTELR; this comes from the coding sequence ATGACCACCACCGTCGAGACCACGCCAGTCGAGACCTCTCCTGTCGAGAGCACTCCCGCCGCTCTGCGCCGGGCCGCCCAGACGTGGCCGGAGCGGGAGGCGATCGCCGACGTCCAGCCCGGCCAGGACACCCGGTGGACGTGGTCGCAGCTTCTCTACGAGGTGCGCCGGTTCGCCGCGGGGCTCGTCGCGCGTGGGGTCGAGCCGGGCGACCGGGTCGTCATCTGGGCGCCGAACACGCGGCACTGGGTGGTCGCGGCGCTGGGCGTCCAGTTCGCGGGCGCGACGATGGTGCCGGCCAACACCCGCTACATCGGTAGCGAGACCCTCGAGATCGTCCAGCGCACCAACGCGGTCGCGGCCGTCGTCGCGGGGACGTTCCTCGGCTCCGAGCGGATCGCCGACCTCGTCGACGCAGCCGGAGGCACCGGGGCCGCCGAGGGTCCGCTCGCCGGCGCCACCACCCTGCGGACGATCGTGCGCGTCCCCCTCGACGGCGGGGACACGGTCGCCGCGGGCGCCGGCGCCGCCGGGGGCGTCGACGTCCTCGACTTCGACGCCCTCCGCGCCCTCGCCACCGACGACCTGCTCGCCCGGGCCGACGCACGCGCGGACGCGGTGACGGGCGACGACGTCGCCGACATCCTGTTCACCTCCGGCACCACCGGCAAGAGCAAGGGCGTCGTGGCCCTGCACCGTCAGACCGTCGCGGGCTCGCGCGCGTGGGGCTCCAACAACGGGCTGACGGACCGGGACGGCTACCTCATCGTCAACCCGTTCTTCCACAGCTTCGGCTACAAGGCGGGCTTCCTGGCGTGTGTCCTGTTCGGCGTGACGATCGTCCCGCTCTCGGTCTACTCGACCACGGAGACCATGCGGCTGATCCACGACGAACGGGTCACGATCCTCACCGGCGCGCCGACGATCTTTCAGACGCTGCTCGACGATCCCACCCGCGGCGACTACGACCTGTCCTCGCTGCGCGTGGCGGTGACCGGCGCGTCGGTCGTGCCGGTTGTGCTCATCGAGCGCATGCAGTCCGACCTGGGCCTGGAGACGGTCATCACGGCGTACGGGCAGACCGAGACGATGGGCTTCATCACCACCACCCGGACCGGCGACGACGATGTCACGGTCTCCACCACGTGCGGCCGCCCCTACCCCGGCATGGAGATCCGCATCGGCGAGCACGGCGAAATCCTCACCCGCGGCGAGATGGTCATGCAGGGCTACCTCGACGACCCGGAGAACACCGCCAAGACGATTGACCCGGACGGGTGGCTGCACACCGGCGACGTGGGCGAGATCGACGCCGACGGCAACCTGCGCATCACCGACCGGCTCAAGGACATGTACATCAACGGCGGCTTCAACGTCTATCCGGCGGAGATCGAGCAGACCCTCGCCCGCCTGGACGGCGTGGTGGAGTCGGCCGTGATCGGCGTGCCGGACGACCGGATGGGCGAGGTCGGCAAGGCGTTCATCGTCCGCCGCGAGGGCTCGACCCTCACCGAACAGGACGTGCTGGACTTCTGTAGAGAGCACCTGGCCAACTTCAAGCGGCCGCGGACGGTCGAGTTCGTCGAGTCCCTGCCGCGCAACGCCTCGGGCAAGGTCCTCAAGACCGAGCTGCGATGA
- a CDS encoding mycofactocin-coupled SDR family oxidoreductase, whose amino-acid sequence MTSSTPLAGRVAFITGAARAQGRAHAVRLASEGADVVVSDVSAPVSDAATYPAPTPDDLAETVRLVEETGRRAISAVLDIRDLAALQDLVSRTIDTFGRLDILVANAAVLSWGRLWEMPEDDWDTVIGVNLSGTWRTIRAAVPAMIEAGNGGSIIVVSSSAGLKATPGNGHYSASKAGLVALTNALALEVGEYGIRVNSIHPYSVDTPMIDPEAMGELFGRFPSFLHSFSPMPLKNARRDGASTLSDFMPPEEVSEVVSYLAGDGSRSVSGVQLTVDRGALKY is encoded by the coding sequence ATGACCTCCTCCACTCCCCTCGCCGGCAGAGTCGCGTTCATCACGGGCGCCGCCCGGGCCCAGGGCAGGGCCCACGCCGTCCGGCTCGCCTCGGAGGGCGCCGACGTCGTCGTCTCCGACGTCTCCGCGCCGGTCTCCGACGCCGCCACGTACCCCGCACCCACGCCGGACGACCTCGCCGAGACGGTCCGCCTGGTCGAGGAGACCGGCCGCCGCGCGATCTCGGCGGTCCTCGACATCCGGGACCTCGCCGCGCTGCAGGACCTGGTCTCCCGCACGATCGACACCTTCGGGCGGCTGGACATCCTGGTCGCCAACGCGGCCGTGCTCAGCTGGGGCCGGCTGTGGGAGATGCCGGAGGACGACTGGGACACGGTCATCGGCGTCAACCTCAGCGGGACGTGGCGGACGATCCGTGCGGCCGTGCCGGCGATGATCGAGGCGGGCAACGGGGGCTCGATCATCGTCGTCAGCTCGTCCGCGGGACTCAAGGCCACGCCCGGCAACGGGCACTACTCGGCCTCCAAGGCGGGGCTGGTGGCACTGACGAACGCCCTCGCTCTCGAGGTGGGCGAGTACGGCATCCGCGTGAACTCGATCCACCCCTACTCGGTCGACACCCCGATGATCGACCCCGAGGCGATGGGCGAGCTCTTCGGCCGGTTCCCCTCGTTCCTCCACAGCTTCTCGCCCATGCCGCTGAAGAACGCACGAAGAGACGGCGCGAGCACCCTCTCCGACTTCATGCCGCCCGAGGAGGTCTCCGAGGTGGTCTCGTATCTCGCCGGCGACGGTTCGCGGTCGGTCTCCGGCGTCCAACTCACCGTCGACCGCGGGGCCCTGAAGTACTAG